The Oryza sativa Japonica Group chromosome 11, ASM3414082v1 DNA window catatgcttcagatcattacgtgcttccagtgtatctttcgactttccgtatacacctaggaagccaagaaggtttacgcaaaggttcttagtgaggtgcatcacgtcgattgcgtggcgtacgtccaagaattcccaatatggtaactcccaaaatatagagttctttttccacatcgccgcgtgaccatcttcgctctctatatgctggcttccaggcccctttccgaacactactttaagatctttaaccatagcaaacactgttttcccgctgcgatgtttaggcttcgtacggtggtcggccttatgttcgaagtgcttgcctttcttccgtaccgggtggtttgctgcaaggaatcaacgatgacccatgtatacaaccttcctacagtgcttaagatacgtactttctgtttcatccatacagtgagtgcaagccttgtaccccttgttggactgtccggataggttgctaagtgcaggccaatcgttgatggttacgaacagcagcgctcgtaggttaaactcctcctgtttgtcctcgtcccacacggggacaccttccttcttccacaactgtttaagatcttcgaccagtggtcttaggtacacgtcgatgtcgttaccaggttgcttggggccttgaataataatcggcatcattatgtacttcctcttcatgcatagccagggggggaggttgtagatacacatcgtaacgggccaagtgctatggccgctgctcatctcttcaaaaggattcatgccatccgtactcaaaccaaaccgtatgtttcgtgcgtcctttccaaattctttaaattttctgtcgatgtttcgccactgcgaaccatcggcggggtgtctcagcatcccgtcctgttgacgctcttcagcgtgccatcgcaacattctagcattccccttgttcctgaacaaacgccttagccgtggtattatagggaaataccacatcaccttagcaggaattctcttctttgttagctgcccgtcaacttctcctggatcgtcccgtctaatcttgtatcgtagtgctttgcaaacagggtatgcttctaggttctcatactcctcaccgcgatataggatacaatcgtttggacatgcgtgaatcttatgaacttccagtcctaacgggcagactatcttcttagcctcgtacgttgtctcgggcaatttgtttccccccggaagaatgttcttgacgagtttcaataaatcgccaaatgccttgtcactaaccccattttttgccttccattgcaacaactccagagtggtatccaactttttgtgcccctgctcgcaacctgggtacaacgaagttctgtggtcctccaacatcttgtccaatttatgggcctccttttcactttcgcagtcttccctggcgtccttcaacatctgaccaagatcatccgcaacgtcgttaccatcagcagctatttcctcctcgcccgtttgatttccttcaaatccaacatactgagcaaagtccggaatattgtcgtcttccacttcatcttcttccatttcaacaccttgctctccgtgggatgtccaacaattatagcttggcatgaaccccgactcaaacaagtggaaatgaatagtcctggatgcagaatactccttctgattcttacacttattgcatggacaacaaataaaacccctttgcctgttagcttcggccactctcaaaaaatagtgcacgccgtcaataaactctttggaccgccggtcagcgtacatccattgccgatccatctacatgagtcaaaaaaaccgcacacaaataattattcttacaataatgacagtcatacaataattataagatatctttattcatacaaaaatcataaaatattacaccaaataattcttaaaaactatttgtaaagttttaaactaattttaatgtgttttacttcttttaatttttattttagtttgttttctattatttaatattaactttcactagagttttccttctcaactattttataaaaccttgtttagcaaatgaactaaatttctatatattctttcttccccacacacatttttgtctctcatcaacttacaactaaattttggagacaaaaaaagtgtgcaaaacataggtgcaaatgtagtatgacaaaaaaaaacattggaggatgaagttgcaaaccttttaggcacctccgatttgtatgtaatcaccaaaataaattcaatagaaattttggcatgacctcccctcttttttgaagaaattttgaagcttgctcgggcagctggaggaggaagaagacatatatataggggtgggactttagtcccggttggtagcaccaaccggggctaaagatcaccgggatcattagtcccggttggtattaccaaccgggactaaagttaagatctttagtctcggttggtagcaccaaccggggctaaagatcaccgggatcaaccgggactaaagttaagatctttagtcccggttggtgctaccaaccgggactaaagatcccgggggggcctgacaggtcctgacagcattcgaaccgggactaaagatgatctttagtcccggttggtaacacaaaccgggactaaagatcaaatatgcccgttacccttttgaaccgggactaaagatcatctttagccccggtttttattgcatccgggactattgtggaaatcggccgaccgacgaaagatggtttctccaccagtgtaatgAAGCTTTGAAGAATTATATAACAAACTTATATAAACCATTGGCACCACCGAAGGACAACTCAATCTAGAACGAGGACATTTCTCAAGTGACTGAGTTAGAAAATGAATCTCTTACCGTTCTCCCAAAAAGAGTTACGGGATGTGTGTGACACGTAAAGTAATGAACCCCCTGTATTTGATGATTTCCCCATTGAGTTTTACCAAAAATTTTTTTGGGAAGTAGTTAAGGATATTTTGTTGAATTTATTCAATGAATTTCATGCCGGAGACCTGATGAGAACATCAAACTCCTTTGATACATCAACGTCTCCACAAGTACAACTTCAAGGTCCTATACTCCTATTACCCGTGCTCCTGCACGTCAACTCAACTATCAGGTGAGTTCATTCTTGAgttcttgtttttcttgtttatatcccggagacgcgtgcactctTGTCTCAGGAATGATGGGGAGGATCCAACGGGGAGAGGATTCACATGGGGTGGATTCGAACTGCGGGACAGCGCCAACTTCTGATGGCTACCACGACTTCATGCAAACTCCGATTTGagcgtgcaagtacttcatcgaaagctttcaaatggatccagcccCATGTCCATATTTGatctggagcggccgcaatcATCGTTTTACTGCCGTGTACTTTTCTGTCAACGGTGTTGCGTCAACTCATTTgggcccaatgggctgtgtatcaagttgggcccattaggggcgcgtctTAGGGTTAGAGTATGACCCCAACACCCCTGTGGTCGTTCTCCCCCTCTTTTTATACCTTTTGCCGCCGCCAAGAATACTTGGATTTTGTTTAGATCAAAGTATAGCGTCGCTACTTTGACGAGTTAATCCCGTGATCAGTTAGATCGCCGGATTGCTTGTCACTGAACTCCAGTTGTGCTACTTCTACTGATTCAATCCATCACCTTTGATTCGCAAATTGAGTTGTTTGTTTATCTTGATCTTGCTAGTTCTCAATTGCTTGCAGGAACAATTACCCTCATGGTTGGGCTGATCGTGCATTCCGTCGAGATTCACGACCGCCTCTAGAGTTGGTGTAACAATTGCCAAGGTGCAACATCCCTGGatagttgtagtcggatcgtcaacatCGCTCCATCCAATCGAATtatcctctcatcgaaagatcgggacaCCCTCGCTCACATCAAGACCTCTCATTATTTGGTCTAAACTTTGGGGTGATTATAATACTTCCAAAAGTTAAAAGAGGCTAATTGCATCTAACACATAGACCAATTTATCTATCAAAGTTGccacaaacaaaatcaattcGATGGACGACCATACAGTGAGCCCGACAAACTGTTTTTTTGCGTTGGTGAAACATACTTGATAGAGTTGTCTTCATACATGAGACATTTGATGAAATGCATCGAAAGAAACCTGAGTGgggtaattttaaaaaaaatgacttcAAGAAAACCTATGGTAAAGTTTTTGATAGGAAAATCCTATGATAAAGTTAAATGGCCATTCTTGCTACAAACTTTATGAATGAAAAAGTTCTCGTCGAGATGGATTTTAAGTCTATTATTTTGCAATAAAGTGTACTAATAAAAATCAATGATGATGTCGGTTATTTCTTTCGGATAAAAAAGAAATGCCTTCGATAAGGTCACCTCCTATCTCCAATACTTTTTAATATCATAGCTGACATGCTTGCCGTTCTAATTAAGAGCTAAGGCCAATGGACAGATTGAGAAAGTATTACCATATATAATTGATTGTGGCTTGTCTATTTTATAATACACCGCTTGTTCTTTTCATAGAACATGATCTAGAAAAGGCTCGAAATTTGGAACGTTTTTTTACACGCGCTGTAGGTGTCGTTGACGTAGACTTTGTGCACAGAGTTGTACCGATCCTCGGAGAACGGCTACTGCGTCTGCATATCCTCCATTCCTTCATGAACAGTGACATGACTCTCATCAAAAGACACGAATATTAGAGAATTACCTAATActatcaaataattaaaagaGATGAGGCTTCGAATCCAAGTTATCTAGCACACCACTTCGCACATCAGATATCTCCCGAGTCCCAAGCGTGATATCCtgcttaattagttaattaccaTCCAACATTCAGGCTTAGCAATTCATATCAAATTTACTTATATGATTTGTAATATTTTTCACGGAGTTTGTTATAGAAAAGGTTAAATTCGGTGCATGTGCTTCTTGATTCCATAGATTTGATTGGGAATGTTTCGCATAGTATATAGATTTGACGTGAAAACTTGATTCCAGGAACGAAATGGGCCAAGGTAGCCCAGCCTGGTGTACCTCTGGTGAGCACAGTAGATAGAGGTTTTGTTCAgggaataagtttactttaaCTCCCTTAACTAgttgcttaattaatttgattcgTATCACTCAACCACAGTACCGGATATCTTGATCTCCAATTATTAAaatcggtgcaatttgactcccttagtAGTTTTGAAGGGTGGATTCCctgacgtggtgcctacgtggtGGTGTTGACCTGGTCTTTATGCAACGTAgcattgacgtggcacttatATGACATTAgaactaaaaaaatatgtggaacacatttgtcattcacaaaaaataatttgtggggcccacatgccatgctctctcttcttcccttcttcctcctccctctctcttatctctctctttctctcccctttctcTTCACCTTCATCTGGCAGCGACGGAAGGGGCtcgaatggcggcggcggcggcggcggtagtggAAACCACCCCACGCCACAGACCTCCAACGAGGCGGCCGCGTTTGCCTCCGACAGGCGCACTGGATTATTCCCAGCCTCGAGCGAGGCCATTCATGGCCTGCGTGAGGTGACGGCGGCTATCGCGGGAGAAGATGAGTGCGTCGAATGCTTGCCTGATTTTAGGGCGGGCGACAAGCTTAGGATGATGTTAGAGTCATATTTGTATCGGGTTCGGTTTCTTAATTATCTCCCGATTTTGTTTCTATATAAAGTTCTTTATATGTTGGAATAACTGAAGAACGAGCAAGGTGGGTGAGGGCTTCGGCGCCGAGGTGACCAAGTCGACGATGCCAAAGTGTGGAGTCGGGAATGGCAAGGGCATATTGGAGTTCAGCTGGGCGGATAAGGTAGAGATCCCTGGAGCTATTGCACCTGACGATCACGTTCCTGGACTAAAAATCCTTCACATCAAGACCATGTTTTTCAAATTCAACGAAAACATCATTATCGTGAGCAAAGCGACCAACGGCAATAAGATTTTAATAATTTCAGGACTAACAAGAGCATGAGGAGGACGACAGGCTTGGGCATTCTGCTCACACAGCAGCAGGATCAACCGGCCGATGAACCAGTTGAAAAGGCTCTATTTTTGTTCCAGTTCACCTGCTGGAAATCCTTACCAGTAAGCAGATACTCCCTTTGTCTTAagatataagcatttttagctatgaatataGATAActgtgtgtctagatttatagccaaaagttgttacattttgggacggaggtagtatatgatTTATATGTTCCAGCATTTATCTACCCATGAATGTAAATCTAGAAGCATGTTGCTGTGCTGTGTCGATCTACTCCAGATGAAGTAGTactctaaggctgcgttcgtttggaGAATAATGGGAGTGAGTTTGTTTCGTATTTCGCGCGCACACTTCCCGAACTAGTAAACCttgcgttttttgtaaaaattttctataggaaaattgctttaaaaaatcatattaatccatttttgaagtttaaaatagttaatactcaattaatcacatgctaagagctcacctcgttttgcgtatctttccaATCTTTTCTATCTcattctcctcaaacacagcctaagacaTGTTATTTATGTTCTCTACAGAATGTCAAACTATAAGTGCAATGCCATGTTTATTTCAGCTCTCTTTGTTGTGGGGAAATAGCACCAAAAGTCCACAACAGAGATCAAATGTGGGGAGGCGAAATATCCCACAAAAAAGTAGCCACCAGACGAGGCTAATTTACCTCCAGAACGTTAGAAATTAGGGGAGAAAAACTGGAAACAATCGAACACGCACAACATTTTTCTTATACATTTCACtcgacggcccggcccaaggtctgATGATTTGGCCCGGCCCAGGCATAGCACGGCCCGAGTTGGGTCGTGCCCGTGCCAGGGCTGCTACCTCGGCACACTGGCCGGCACGAAGTTCAGCGATGTGAAACAAacttattttcaaccatatgtaagacagggcacaaagaatagggAGGAAAAATAGACGTATCATATAGCACGGCCCAAAGAGTAAGGGaaataaaatagacttattttagctatatatatgtcacggaaaaagtacaccgaaggtccctgaacttgtcacCGAGATTAAAAAACATACTTGAATCGCAATACCAGACACCCGAGGTCCCCTAACTTTACAAAACCGGACACCCgaggtccctcagcggttttcaACCCAGTTTTGTCCGAAGcagcggctgagtcagcgtgggacccacatgggccccacatgtcagctggccACTTCAGCTTCATAcctctccccctcttctctcccttcctcctctctctctctcactcttgtCTCTATCGGCGGGGGAGCAAGGCGGCTTCGGCAGCGGGAGCAGGAgagcaaggcggcgacggcggcggcctccggtcTCCCCCACCCTCTTCGCTCTGGGCTGAGGCCGCCGTGAGTCAAATCGACGGAAACCcaaatcggcggcggcggcgacgcgtcgGGGAGGAGCTCGTGGTGGCAGTGGCCGAGGACGGCGAGGTTCCTGTGGGAGATGGCGCACGAGAAGCCCATCCGGTTCACGCCGCGGCAGCTCGCCGGGTTCACGCGCGGCTActcggcgcggctcggcgccggcggcttcgGGACGGTGTACGGCGGCGCGCTCCCCAACGGCCTCGGTGTGGCCGTCAAGGTGCTCCGCAGCGGCATGGGCAGGAGGTCCGAGGAGCAGTTCATGGCGGAGGTGGGCACCATCGGGAGGACGCACCACATCAACCTCGTCAGGCTGTTCGGCTTCTGCTTCGACGCCGCCGTGCGCACGCTGGTGTACGAGTTCATGGGCGACGGCGCGCTTGATGCCTACCTGTTCGACCGGACCCGCGCCgtcggcgacagcgacggcctCCGGTCTCCCCCGTCCTCTTCGCTCTGGGCTGAGGCCGCCGTGAGTCAAAATCGGCGGAAACCCaaatcggcggcggcagcaacgcGTCGGGGAGGAGCTCGTGGTGGCAGTGGCCGAGGACGGCGAGGCTGGCGGTGATGTGCGCCTGGTTGCGGCGGAGCGGGCTGCGGAAGACCGCGGCGGAGTGGCCATGGAGGGAGCAGCAGAACGACAAGCAAAAACTCGccgcggcagcggtggcgaggcgatggaaggaggagaagttggcggtggcggcggcgagctcatgGAAGGCGCGCGAGGAGGAGAACGCATCGGGATCAGTGGCGGCAGGTAGGCTCGCGAGGAAGTGAGCATAGATGGCGGAGGCGGTGCCGGCGGGGGGATTGGAAGGCGGCGGCCGCAAGAAGAgcagcggcgaggcgggagCAGGCTGGGGAGAGTGAGAGGCGCGCGACGGTCGGCATGGGGACAGCGCATAGGGAGTGGCGGCGCTCGGCCGGCAAGGGAGATGCCGCCTCCTGCTCCCGCATCGCCGTGCCGCCATGTCCTCCTCCCACGGGCCGCCGCCGTGGATGGGAGTGGTGGcgctcggcctcgtcgtcgtcgtcggcgcctccGAGCAAGGAtagggccgctgccgccgccgtgctccccgATATGGATAGGGCCGCCCCAAGCCCGAGCGCCGCCTCTCCTGCCTCGCCCCGCCGAGCTCCGAGCCGGCCACCGCCCTTCACcaccggcgtcctcctcctccttcgccgccgcatCGACGGCTTGCCCCGCTGCTCCCTCCCGGCCGCCTCAGCGACGTCATCCCTGCGAGTGCGAGAGCagagcgagaggaaggaaagagaaacagagaaagagaaaggggaaagagagggtGACGTGgatatatgacatgtggggcccacgctgactcagccgccacatagaccaaaaccggggtcaaaaccaccgagggatttTGGGTGACCAGTTTTGTATAGTTAGGGGACCTCGGTTGTCTGGTATTGCGGTTCAAGGACGTTTTCGTATCTCGgtgacaagttcagggacctccggtgtactttttcctatatgtcacagcccaaaaaATAAGGGAggttaaatagacttatttcaaaGAAGGCATGATGGGCCGCTTATGCCTTCGGACCGACATGTCACAACCTGACTGCTGGTGGGCCATGCTGGCCCGATGGCCTCGGGCCGTGCTTAGCCCGTGCCTGGGTCAGGACGTGTCGGGCGGgtcttatggccatctatacggACAAATATGCAGcttgttgggatacgcgtaggctacgatagcataaatcaaaattttctattgcgtaaaccaggaaccatgcaagtattagatcatagatcgttaccactagacgcgctgcgcagcggaagaaggcgctaagaagtcgaaggaattctcgcgaagtagcgcgcgtcgatgtagaggaagtagtcgatcgcaccggctcgaccttctcctcctcgtgcgttctcctcgctgtattcccacgccgatcagcaccgcaaaccagcggcgcctctaccagtatccacacgtacagggacggaacgccacgcgcagatgtgctagcacccgcgcgcgactagggttttgctcggggaggggaaTGACAGCTAGGGTTTCTAacgtgatgcaatacctccgccggtcacacccctcacgaatatatataggatccatcactcgggcctctaAGGCCCATAGGACTcttattcggatccctatccgaattaagctcatattggatctccatccaatccccttatttcggcccattaagcgtgcgacactgtaggttcatgtacactcggctgtaacccgaaaactccttttcggtccacgcgtcaacagcggcccctagcagaacgtattgactcACCAGGCATACATAAatatcatatcggctgaacctctagtgtatacttgtatgaacccttttgcctcacgatatcgattaagctcaagggtagatatgtgccatcctctaatagctcaatcattcactcgaacctgttgatagattatataacttgtgattgactcctcaatcaccatTGGCAtagccatgcacttccataatctacaacatcgaggggcccagagatatctcttcATAgcaggggcaaatcccatcttaattattcatatcccactacttgtttcatagcatacccgaaaactacttttataactacccaattacggagtagcgtttagcagtccctaagtaagctactacacatgttgggaactatgataatctcaggtttaaggattcaacaccaacactaaatgagatcactgatgacacaacacatatggctcttgcagtgtctcatgttgggtctatccaacaacatgttcactaacatgtgttcacattattaatttggtatctctataccatgatccatgagatatgatcatcaattaatacatgtgctgatcatctaaacatatttgttccacatatgatatttgatcagggatcctttaaaaataaacacagagtctcatgaaagaatcacatattcattaaccaataatgagtttatCTATTTCAAGAAATAAAGTCGGATAAATATATAAACATAGTATGTAATACAAttatctctatgattgcctctagggcatatcactaacacagCTCTGGCGCATCCACTTCCTCAAGCTGCGGGCCATCCTGTCAGACTACGATCGAGACGGGCAGGTGAAGTTGGGGACATATTTAGTGAGGCTGCAAAAATTAGCAAGGCGTAGCCAGGTGAAGTTGGGGACATCAACGGACATGGAAATGGGGATGATCCAGGCAAAATTCCCACGACAATgggccaagaagaagaagaagaagaagaagaagcagactAAGTCATGCATACAGAAGCTGATGCAGAATTCCAGGTTCCTCCGTGTTGCCAACTTCGACGGCCTTGAGATCGGCAAGAAGCTGCCCTCCGAGGTCACCAAATCCATCAACGCTCGCGTCCCAAACCTCAGGAAGCTGCGGCTCAAGGGGATGATGTTGTCATAGGAATTCATCAAACAACTCGGTGACCTGCAATTCCTTTCCGCGCTCACTCTACGCGGCACTTCTTACACAGTGAGCCAGCTTATCTTCGATCATGGATTTCATAGCCTCACGGAGCTGATGGTGAGCGCGGAGAACCTTGACAGGATCGAAATACATGAGTTGGCACTTCCCAAACTTAAGGATCTGGATGTTGTCGGCC harbors:
- the LOC4350311 gene encoding rust resistance kinase Lr10 — translated: MAHEKPIRFTPRQLAGFTRGYSARLGAGGFGTVYGGALPNGLGVAVKVLRSGMGRRSEEQFMAEVGTIGRTHHINLVRLFGFCFDAAVRTLVYEFMGDGALDAYLFDRTRAVGDSDGLRSPPSSSLWAEAAVSQNRRKPKSAAAATRRGGARGGSGRGRRGWR